In Vespula vulgaris chromosome 7, iyVesVulg1.1, whole genome shotgun sequence, a single window of DNA contains:
- the LOC127065432 gene encoding tachykinins isoform X1: MFISSLILLAASIVLSFAEDLSSNDALSIKRAPMGFQGMRGKKDELSSIQHDGLSKRAPMGFQGMRGKKDLINEDNFLHEIETSDKRALMGLQDMRGENNFLIPDFENAYFQDNYEKRAPMGFQGMRGKKAIFDEEYYKRAPMGFQGMRGKKSLEEVLEEIEKRASMGFQGTRGKQTYLFDYPEENEKRVLPMGFQGIRGKKEAFPMDWEKRAPMGFQGMRGKKTLYDEIIEELEKRAIMGLQDIQGREEINDNYVDSIDYEKRAPMGFQGMRGKKDGDKRAPMGFQGMRGKRNIVQLYGINGEATQAEFQGDTNDRRDGILSYQFEKRSPYRYFGIRGKKNPQWEIRGKFVGVRGKKWAKAPYVDNGSLKNVFDNIKRIDVKTGPTVALDAQ, encoded by the exons ATGTTCATCAGCTCGTTGATCTTACTCGCAGCGtcgatcgttctttcgtttGCTGAGGATTTGTCGTCGAATGATGCGCTCTCTATCAAACGTGCTCCGATGGGTTTTCAAGGTATGCGTGGTAAAAAAGATGAGCTGTCGTCTATTCAACACGATGGTCTATCTAAAAGAGCACCCATGGGTTTCCAg GGTATGCGTGGGAAAAAGGATTTAATCAACGAGGACAATTTTCTACATGAGATAGAAACATCTGATAAACGAGCACTTATGGGATTACAAGACATGAgaggagaaaataattttctaattcctGATTTCGAGAATGcttattttcaagataattaTGAGAAGCGAGCACCAATGGGATTTCAAGGtatgagaggaaagaaagcTATATTTGATGAGGAATATTACAAACGTGCACCAATGGGATTTCAAGGAATGAGAGGAAAGAAATCTCTCGAAGaa GTACTAGAGGAGATCGAGAAGAGAGCGTCAATGGGATTCCAAGGTACGAGGGGTAAGCAAACCTACTTGTTCGACTATccagaagaaaacgagaaacggGTATTGCCGATGGGATTTCAAGGTATACGTGGAAAGAAGGAAGCATTCCCAATGGACTGGGAGAAAAGAGCTCCCATGGGATTTCAGGGaatgagaggaaagaagacTCTCTACGATGAAATAATAGAGGAACTAGAAAAACGTGCTATTATGGGTTTACAG gATATTCAAGGAAGGGAGGAGATTAATGACAATTACGTGGATTCAATCGATTACGAGAAAAGAGCGCCCATGGGTTTCCAAGGTATGAGGGGTAAAAAGGACGGTGACAAACGTGCACCTATGGGTTTCCAAGGTATGAGAGGCAAACGGAACATCGTACAACTTTATGGAATCAATGGAGAAGCAACACAGGCGGAATTCCAAG GCGACACAAACGATAGAAGAGACGGCATATTGTCATACCAATTTGAAAAGCGATCGCCCTACCGATATTTCGGGATCCGTGGTAAGAAAAATCCACAATGGGAGATTCGGGGAAAGTTCGTAGGCGTGAGAGGCAAAAAATGGGCGAAGGCTCCGTACGTGGACAACGGCAGCCTCAAAAATGTCTTTGATAACATCAAAAGGATCGACGTGAAGACGGGCCCGACGGTAGCATTAG ACGCCCAGTAA
- the LOC127065432 gene encoding tachykinins isoform X2 codes for MFISSLILLAASIVLSFAEDLSSNDALSIKRAPMGFQGMRGKKDELSSIQHDGLSKRAPMGFQGMRGKKDLINEDNFLHEIETSDKRALMGLQDMRGENNFLIPDFENAYFQDNYEKRAPMGFQGMRGKKAIFDEEYYKRAPMGFQGMRGKKSLEEVLEEIEKRASMGFQGTRGKQTYLFDYPEENEKRVLPMGFQGIRGKKEAFPMDWEKRAPMGFQGMRGKKTLYDEIIEELEKRAIMGLQDIQGREEINDNYVDSIDYEKRAPMGFQGMRGKKDGDKRAPMGFQGMRGKRNIVQLYGINGEATQAEFQDAQ; via the exons ATGTTCATCAGCTCGTTGATCTTACTCGCAGCGtcgatcgttctttcgtttGCTGAGGATTTGTCGTCGAATGATGCGCTCTCTATCAAACGTGCTCCGATGGGTTTTCAAGGTATGCGTGGTAAAAAAGATGAGCTGTCGTCTATTCAACACGATGGTCTATCTAAAAGAGCACCCATGGGTTTCCAg GGTATGCGTGGGAAAAAGGATTTAATCAACGAGGACAATTTTCTACATGAGATAGAAACATCTGATAAACGAGCACTTATGGGATTACAAGACATGAgaggagaaaataattttctaattcctGATTTCGAGAATGcttattttcaagataattaTGAGAAGCGAGCACCAATGGGATTTCAAGGtatgagaggaaagaaagcTATATTTGATGAGGAATATTACAAACGTGCACCAATGGGATTTCAAGGAATGAGAGGAAAGAAATCTCTCGAAGaa GTACTAGAGGAGATCGAGAAGAGAGCGTCAATGGGATTCCAAGGTACGAGGGGTAAGCAAACCTACTTGTTCGACTATccagaagaaaacgagaaacggGTATTGCCGATGGGATTTCAAGGTATACGTGGAAAGAAGGAAGCATTCCCAATGGACTGGGAGAAAAGAGCTCCCATGGGATTTCAGGGaatgagaggaaagaagacTCTCTACGATGAAATAATAGAGGAACTAGAAAAACGTGCTATTATGGGTTTACAG gATATTCAAGGAAGGGAGGAGATTAATGACAATTACGTGGATTCAATCGATTACGAGAAAAGAGCGCCCATGGGTTTCCAAGGTATGAGGGGTAAAAAGGACGGTGACAAACGTGCACCTATGGGTTTCCAAGGTATGAGAGGCAAACGGAACATCGTACAACTTTATGGAATCAATGGAGAAGCAACACAGGCGGAATTCCAAG ACGCCCAGTAA
- the LOC127065424 gene encoding uncharacterized protein LOC127065424 isoform X2, with the protein MAQPTVEVTHSEKKEKDDCEEEIRYIQRNYCREISSEDDYRSSSVRELENVRRSVRGVKGKRMKSSRTKQGFGSRHRKARPKRKKNEDYSEPCCPLERTDVDCDIQPLSGYPCVNKSHRPKVTYPSSRLIRRHSSRLVSPKLYNRYIKRDLTRDYPGNIDIKVIHDWPDIGTDQRVPRSKDKVYRLETRKIVQRDSFEESLRKRSTDSIYINPRFDPNLNHEEAAAVNGRKESEVHRYVDKMNESSFQKRLSGGSNFSGSTNNQYCPRLNGPCSCEEETNKSRNFNCEKDVLSSSKRKEEKKICEKNFDWIFKDPPCTKSKPRYPSSRSFSSLSSTRSTKGVTFDKKLAEMPIFERTPCQIPRSSRKSDKSSFVEKKVHYEPKCIRMSDLRKDEEDFCYVCENKKIDNIRNRKLCKLVRSKEGKVLMKCCCSDNEQENNTKCNDCCCCPENRNNFRIDSPDKPAENICKRKEDLSLKTPFLDHWKKCNERLKEVSEDYEKLSTNLKTMRDICYRRNKTRRKTDGSYPSGKDSSFGELRDSPKRTIDVRSSFRPNEIEENNDCDCREFFRETLQYPYDRYGRSMKRHETKHDTKSKKKLEKDSIRKLEGFCDRVKTLNRSLDTRKGNPESKALNENRLHQECRYDSETSVQELWRPIKTNNISRKEWPCNTVDLRIVKPKNSSGKTSLEKILIYPPDDVTGPPLTLFKNSSNISCQVKGNEDNGYRYNVTYVQKFISPIWRPEVECPSNKIRHRRDECDCSSDYG; encoded by the exons ATGGCCCAACCAACGGTGGAGGTGACTCattcggagaaaaaagagaaggacgatTGCGAGGAAGAGATCAG GTATATCCAAAGGAACTATTGTCGTGAAATCAGCAGCGAGGACGATTACAGAAGCAGCTCAGTTAGGGAACTCGAGAATGTCAGACGTTCGGTTAGAGGTGTCAAGGGAAAAAGGATGAAGTCCTCGCGAACTAAGCAAGGTTTCGGGTCACGGCACAGGAAGGCAAGAcccaagaggaaaaaaaacgaggaCTATAGCGAGCCCTGTTGTCCATTGGAAAGGACAGACGTTGATTGCGACATTCAGCCACTTTCTGGTTATCCATGCGTGAACAAATCGCATCGTCCTAAAGTGACGTATCCAAGTTCGAGATTAATCAGACGTCATTCTAGTCGTCTGGTTTCTCCAAAATtgtataatcgatatataaaaagggATTTGACAAGAGACTATCCAGGTAATATCGATATCAAGGTTATCCACGACTGGCCTGATATTGGAACTGATCAACGAGTTCCAAGATCGAAAGACAAGGTATATCGTTTGGAGACTCGAAAGATAGTTCAGAGGGACAGTTTCGAGGAGAGTTTGAGAAAACGATCGACCGATTCAATTTACATAAATCCACGCTTCGACCCTAACCTCAATCACGAGGAAGCAGCAGCGGTGAACGGTAGGAAGGAGTCGGAGGTCCATCGTTACGTCGATAAAATGAACGAGAGCTCGTTTCAGAAGAGATTGAGCGGCGGTAGTAATTTCAGTGGTTCGACCAATAACCAATATTGTCCTCGGCTCAACGGACCCTGTTCTTGCGAAGAGGAGACAAACAAATCGAGAAATTTCAACTGCGAGAAAGACGTACTGTCGTCGtctaagagaaaagaggagaagaaaatttgtgAGAAGAACTTCGATTGGATTTTTAAAGATCCACCGTGTACCAAGTCCAAGCCACGATATCCTTCCTCTCGAAGTTTTAGCAGTCTCTCTTCTACACGATCGACCAAGGGAGTTaccttcgataaaaaattggCGGAAATGCCAATTTTCGAAAGGACACCTTGTCAAATTCCAAGATCATCTAGAAAAAGCGACAAATCGTCTTTCGTTGAAAAGAAAGTACATTACGAGCCAAAATGTATAAGAATGAGCGATCTTAGAAAAGACGAGGAAGACTTTTGTTACGTCTgcgagaacaaaaaaatcgataatataagAAATCGAAAGCTGTGTAAGTTGGTACGAAGCAAGGAGGGAAAGGTATTGATGAAATGTTGCTGTTCCGACAACGAACAAGAAAACAACACGAAATGCAATgactgttgttgttgtcctGAAAATC GTAACAATTTTCGAATTGATTCGCCAGACAAACCTGCAGAAAATATCTGCAAAAGGAAGGAGGATTTATCTCTAAAAACACCGTTTCTTGATCACTGGAAGAAATGTAACGAACGTTTGAAGGAAGTCAGCGAGGATTACGAGAAATTGTCTACCAATTTAAAGACCATGCGAGACATTTGCTATCGTCGTAATAAAACTAGAAGGAAAACCGACGGATCTTATCCGTCTGGAAAAGATTCGTCCTTCGGTGAGCTAAGAGATTCGCCGAAAAGAACGATCGACGTTCGTTCTTCCTTTCGACCGAACGAAATCGAGGAAAACAATGATTGCGATTGTAGAGAGTTCTTTCGTGAAACCTTACAATACCCGTACGACCGTTATGGAAGATCCATGAAACGACACGAAACGAAACACGATACGAAGTCGAAGAAAAAACTTGAAAAGGATTCGATTAGGAAGCTTGAGGGCTTTTGCGACAGAGTCAAAACTCTGAATCGATCTCTCGATACAAGGAAAGGGAATCCAGAGAGCAAAGCTTTAAACGAGAATCGTTTACACCAAGAATGTCGGTACGACAGTGAAACGAGCGTTCAAGAATTATGGAGACCTATcaaaacgaataatatttcacGAAAAGAGTGGCCATGTAATACGGTTGATCTTAGGATCGTCAAGCCAAAGAATAGTTCTGGTAAAACGAGTctcgaaaagattttaatatatccaCCCGATGATGTAACTGGTCCACCTTTGACACTCTTTAAAAATTCCTCGAATATCAGCTGTCAGGTTAAGGGTAACGAGGATAATGGTTACAGATACAACGTTACCTACGTTCAAAAATTCATTAGTCCTATTTGGCGGCCGGAGGTCGAATGTCCAAGTAACAAGATTCGTCATAGGAGAGACGAATGTGATTGTTCGTCGGATTATGGCTGA
- the LOC127065424 gene encoding uncharacterized protein LOC127065424 isoform X1, whose translation MAQPTVEVTHSEKKEKDDCEEEIRYIQRNYCREISSEDDYRSSSVRELENVRRSVRGVKGKRMKSSRTKQGFGSRHRKARPKRKKNEDYSEPCCPLERTDVDCDIQPLSGYPCVNKSHRPKVTYPSSRLIRRHSSRLVSPKLYNRYIKRDLTRDYPGNIDIKVIHDWPDIGTDQRVPRSKDKVYRLETRKIVQRDSFEESLRKRSTDSIYINPRFDPNLNHEEAAAVNGRKESEVHRYVDKMNESSFQKRLSGGSNFSGSTNNQYCPRLNGPCSCEEETNKSRNFNCEKDVLSSSKRKEEKKICEKNFDWIFKDPPCTKSKPRYPSSRSFSSLSSTRSTKGVTFDKKLAEMPIFERTPCQIPRSSRKSDKSSFVEKKVHYEPKCIRMSDLRKDEEDFCYVCENKKIDNIRNRKLCKLVRSKEGKVLMKCCCSDNEQENNTKCNDCCCCPENRKQFQARQKCDLSTTYEKYPEDKNYLHTNSLSGNNFRIDSPDKPAENICKRKEDLSLKTPFLDHWKKCNERLKEVSEDYEKLSTNLKTMRDICYRRNKTRRKTDGSYPSGKDSSFGELRDSPKRTIDVRSSFRPNEIEENNDCDCREFFRETLQYPYDRYGRSMKRHETKHDTKSKKKLEKDSIRKLEGFCDRVKTLNRSLDTRKGNPESKALNENRLHQECRYDSETSVQELWRPIKTNNISRKEWPCNTVDLRIVKPKNSSGKTSLEKILIYPPDDVTGPPLTLFKNSSNISCQVKGNEDNGYRYNVTYVQKFISPIWRPEVECPSNKIRHRRDECDCSSDYG comes from the exons ATGGCCCAACCAACGGTGGAGGTGACTCattcggagaaaaaagagaaggacgatTGCGAGGAAGAGATCAG GTATATCCAAAGGAACTATTGTCGTGAAATCAGCAGCGAGGACGATTACAGAAGCAGCTCAGTTAGGGAACTCGAGAATGTCAGACGTTCGGTTAGAGGTGTCAAGGGAAAAAGGATGAAGTCCTCGCGAACTAAGCAAGGTTTCGGGTCACGGCACAGGAAGGCAAGAcccaagaggaaaaaaaacgaggaCTATAGCGAGCCCTGTTGTCCATTGGAAAGGACAGACGTTGATTGCGACATTCAGCCACTTTCTGGTTATCCATGCGTGAACAAATCGCATCGTCCTAAAGTGACGTATCCAAGTTCGAGATTAATCAGACGTCATTCTAGTCGTCTGGTTTCTCCAAAATtgtataatcgatatataaaaagggATTTGACAAGAGACTATCCAGGTAATATCGATATCAAGGTTATCCACGACTGGCCTGATATTGGAACTGATCAACGAGTTCCAAGATCGAAAGACAAGGTATATCGTTTGGAGACTCGAAAGATAGTTCAGAGGGACAGTTTCGAGGAGAGTTTGAGAAAACGATCGACCGATTCAATTTACATAAATCCACGCTTCGACCCTAACCTCAATCACGAGGAAGCAGCAGCGGTGAACGGTAGGAAGGAGTCGGAGGTCCATCGTTACGTCGATAAAATGAACGAGAGCTCGTTTCAGAAGAGATTGAGCGGCGGTAGTAATTTCAGTGGTTCGACCAATAACCAATATTGTCCTCGGCTCAACGGACCCTGTTCTTGCGAAGAGGAGACAAACAAATCGAGAAATTTCAACTGCGAGAAAGACGTACTGTCGTCGtctaagagaaaagaggagaagaaaatttgtgAGAAGAACTTCGATTGGATTTTTAAAGATCCACCGTGTACCAAGTCCAAGCCACGATATCCTTCCTCTCGAAGTTTTAGCAGTCTCTCTTCTACACGATCGACCAAGGGAGTTaccttcgataaaaaattggCGGAAATGCCAATTTTCGAAAGGACACCTTGTCAAATTCCAAGATCATCTAGAAAAAGCGACAAATCGTCTTTCGTTGAAAAGAAAGTACATTACGAGCCAAAATGTATAAGAATGAGCGATCTTAGAAAAGACGAGGAAGACTTTTGTTACGTCTgcgagaacaaaaaaatcgataatataagAAATCGAAAGCTGTGTAAGTTGGTACGAAGCAAGGAGGGAAAGGTATTGATGAAATGTTGCTGTTCCGACAACGAACAAGAAAACAACACGAAATGCAATgactgttgttgttgtcctGAAAATCGTAAGCAGTTCCAAGCTCGTCAAAAATGTGACCTTTCGACGACCTACGAGAAATATCCGGAGgataaaaattacttacatACGAACTCTCTTTCAGGTAACAATTTTCGAATTGATTCGCCAGACAAACCTGCAGAAAATATCTGCAAAAGGAAGGAGGATTTATCTCTAAAAACACCGTTTCTTGATCACTGGAAGAAATGTAACGAACGTTTGAAGGAAGTCAGCGAGGATTACGAGAAATTGTCTACCAATTTAAAGACCATGCGAGACATTTGCTATCGTCGTAATAAAACTAGAAGGAAAACCGACGGATCTTATCCGTCTGGAAAAGATTCGTCCTTCGGTGAGCTAAGAGATTCGCCGAAAAGAACGATCGACGTTCGTTCTTCCTTTCGACCGAACGAAATCGAGGAAAACAATGATTGCGATTGTAGAGAGTTCTTTCGTGAAACCTTACAATACCCGTACGACCGTTATGGAAGATCCATGAAACGACACGAAACGAAACACGATACGAAGTCGAAGAAAAAACTTGAAAAGGATTCGATTAGGAAGCTTGAGGGCTTTTGCGACAGAGTCAAAACTCTGAATCGATCTCTCGATACAAGGAAAGGGAATCCAGAGAGCAAAGCTTTAAACGAGAATCGTTTACACCAAGAATGTCGGTACGACAGTGAAACGAGCGTTCAAGAATTATGGAGACCTATcaaaacgaataatatttcacGAAAAGAGTGGCCATGTAATACGGTTGATCTTAGGATCGTCAAGCCAAAGAATAGTTCTGGTAAAACGAGTctcgaaaagattttaatatatccaCCCGATGATGTAACTGGTCCACCTTTGACACTCTTTAAAAATTCCTCGAATATCAGCTGTCAGGTTAAGGGTAACGAGGATAATGGTTACAGATACAACGTTACCTACGTTCAAAAATTCATTAGTCCTATTTGGCGGCCGGAGGTCGAATGTCCAAGTAACAAGATTCGTCATAGGAGAGACGAATGTGATTGTTCGTCGGATTATGGCTGA